One window of the Salvia splendens isolate huo1 chromosome 1, SspV2, whole genome shotgun sequence genome contains the following:
- the LOC121803404 gene encoding tropinone reductase 1-like, producing the protein MASKQHISNTQKRWSLHGMTALVTGGTKGIGFAIVEELAEFGATIYTCSRNGPELSERLKEWEAKGFKVKGSVCDLTSKTQREELIKNVSIEFDGKLNILINNAGISLLKHACDHTAGDFDGIMSMNLESPYHLSQLAYPLLKASGSANVVFISSVAGGFALPAMSAYAASKGAINQLTKNLACEWAKDNIRANAVAPFGVKTTIIKPEEVDVSILQTLAPLMARTHVNRIAEADEISPLVAFLCLPAASYITGQVIYVDGGFTAGC; encoded by the exons ATGGCATCTAAACAGCACATTTCCAACACCCAAAAACGATGGAGTCTCCATGGAATGACAGCCCTCGTCACCGGTGGCACCAAAGGAATCGG ATTCGCCATTGTTGAAGAGCTCGCTGAATTTGGTGCGACGATTTATACATGTTCGAGAAATGGTCCCGAGCTTAGTGAAAGGCTGAAAGAATGGGAGGCCAAAGGGTTTAAGGTGAAGGGATCAGTTTGTGATTTGACTTCTAAAACTCAGAGAGAAGAACTCATCAAAAATGTGTCTATTGAATTTGATGGAAAGCTCAATATCTTG ATAAACAATGCTGGAATAAGTTTACTGAAGCATGCTTGTGATCACACTGCTGGAGATTTTGATGGGATAATGTCAATGAACTTAGAATCTCCTTATCATCTCTCTCAATTGGCTTATCCTCTTCTGAAAGCATCCGGATCTGCAAACGTCGTTTTCATCTCTTCGGTGGCTGGTGGCTTTGCCCTCCCTGCTATGTCGGCTTATGCTGCTTCCAAAG GTGCAATAAATCAACTAACAAAGAACTTGGCGTGCGAGTGGGCCAAGGACAATATCCGTGCCAACGCTGTCGCGCCATTTGGTGTTAAAACCACTATTATCAAGCCT GAGGAGGTGGACGTGTCGATTCTGCAGACGTTGGCGCCATTGATGGCTCGAACGCATGTCAATCGAATAGCTGAAGCAGATGAAATTTCACCCTTGGTTGCATTTCTGTGCCTTCCTGCTGCTTCTTACATTACTGGTCAAGTTATTTATGTTGATGGAGGCTTTACAGCAGGCTGTTGA
- the LOC121747208 gene encoding transcription factor EMB1444-like, whose translation MGSRFLRPFLQSLCCNSPWNYAVFWKLKHHDEMTLAWEDGFCDILKQSYTMASPVEDLYFKNSNMILSSALTPSLLDGTPGDYLVGYAIAEMSHSSHVVGSGVVGKAAVKGNASWIYADSIQADVLNSILVSKYPDEWLLQFAAGIKTILLLPVIPDGVLQLGSTEMVSEDAVLVAYLKNNFELHKQSNGYIQQISPMSTFMDYLEEPSTITTETVTEAQNSIHAVEDLYPIENQTVPEFMFHDLYNSSERHVEDNHENTAEGEMNLQPMGMIHVPEPFQLSHADYIDEISKYIHEERLRVSPYSYELNRRMCGDLVNELMDYKFEEGGTELTCVGNDFDNGICESGSNLFNFHEASGLSKALGTVIQNKTHEHIYGESILSQDVAFHSFGDRVPSGTVDVSGVESVGFLVKRMEVEHLSETVVANSSNGFDDNSSDKSIITSVNMPSHGFHKARAHSKHSASSVESKISSLSDKQQPRKGHDPVNKRKLSRLSTTCKKRTHSGDNQRPRPRDRQLIQDRIKELRELVPNGEKGSIDGLLDKTIKHMLFLRNVTNQADKLRHPILEEEFGENTTIPAEVKCSHRDGASWAVELGNEQHFCPIIVKDLDHPRHMLIEMVCTDHDRFLEIADVIHRLKLTILKGVMEKTADNSSWARFIVETSGSFHRLDIFWPLMQLQKDPAPISTST comes from the exons ATGGGGAGTAGATTTTTGCGGCCATTCCTCCAATCTCTTTGCTGCAATTCTCCTTGGAATTATGCAGTGTTCTGGAAGCTTAAGCATCATGATGAAAT GACTTTGGCATGGGAGGATGGCTTTTGTGACATTTTAAAGCAAAGTTATACCATGGCAAGCCCGGTAGAAGATTTGTACTTCAAAAActcaaatatgattttatcaTCGGCTTTAACGCCAAGTCTGCTTGATGGAACTCCTGGCGACTATCTAGTTGGATATGCAATAGCTGAAATGTCGCATTCTTCTCATGTCGTGGGGAGCGG GGTTGTTGGCAAAGCAGCTGTAAAGGGAAATGCTAGCTGGATATATGCAGACAGCATACAAGCTGATGTTTTGAATTCCATCTTAGTTTCTAAG tATCCAGATGAATGGCTGCTTCAATTTGCGGCCGGCATAAAG ACAATATTACTTCTGCCTGTAATTCCTGATGGAGTTCTACAGCTTGGATCAACTGAAATG GTGTCTGAAGATGCAGTGCTAGTTGCGTATCTCAAAAATAACTTTGAGCTGCATAAACAAAGCAATGGATATATTCAACAGATCTCCCCGATGTCTACTTTCATGGATTATTTAGAGGAGCCATCGACTATTACCACAGAAACAGTAACTGAGGCTCAAAATTCTATTCATGCTGTAGAAGATTTATACCCAATTGAAAATCAGACGGTGCCGGAATTCATGTTCCATGATTTATACAACTCATCTGAGAGGCATGTAGAAGATAACCATGAGAATACGGCTGAAGGAGAAATGAATCTGCAACCAATGGGTATGATTCATGTACCTGAACCATTTCAATTGTCACATGCAGATTATATAGATGAAATCTCAAAATATATTCATGAAGAAAGACTTCGGGTATCTCCTTATTCCTATGAGTTGAATAGGAGGATGTGTGGGGATCTTGTGAATGAATTAATGGATTATAAATTTGAGGAAGGTGGAACTGAACTAACATGCGTAGGCAATGACTTTGATAATGGCATTTGTGAGAGTGGAAGCAACCTTTTCAACTTCCATGAGGCCTCTGGACTGAGCAAAGCTCTTGGAACAGTTATACAGAATAAAACTCATGAACATATTTATGGCGAGTCTATCTTGAGTCAAGATGTTGCTTTCCACTCCTTTGGTGACAGAGTGCCCTCTGGCACCGTGGATGTGTCAGGCGTAGAGTCTGTTGGATTTCTTGTGAAACGAATGGAAGTGGAGCACCTCTCCGAAACTGTTGTTGCTAATTCAAGCAATGGTTTTGATGATAATTCATCTGACAAGTCCATTATTACCTCAGTGAATATGCCATCTCATGGTTTTCACAAAGCTCGTGCTCATTCCAAACACAGTGCTTCTTCAGTAGAAAGCAAGATTAGTTCACTCTCTGATAAGCAGCAACCAAGAAAGGGACATGATCCCGTGAACAAAAGAAAATTATCAAGATTATCAACTACCTGCAAGAAAAGGACACATAGTGGTGATAATCAAAGGCCTCGACCACGCGATAGGCAGTTGATTCAAGACAGGATCAAGGAGCTAAGGGAGCTCGTACCAAACGGTGAAAAG GGTAGCATCGATGGACTCCTGGACAAGACTATAAAGCATAtgctatttttaagaaatgtgaccAATCAGGCAGATAAGTTGAGGCACCCAATTCTGGAAGAG GAATTTGGTGAGAATACAACAATACCAGCTGAAGTCAAGTGTAGCCATCGAGATGGGGCAAGCTGGGCTGTGGAACTAGGAAACGAGCAACATTTTTGCCCCATAATTGTGAAAGATCTAGACCATCCTAGACACATGCTTATAGAG ATGGTCTGCACTGATCATGATCGCTTTCTAGAGATTGCTGATGTTATTCATCGTCTAAAATTAACCATCCTCAAAGGTGTGATGGAGAAAACTGCTGATAATTCATCATGGGCTCGCTTCATTGTTGAG ACCTCAGGAAGCTTCCATCGGCTAGATATAttttggccattgatgcaactCCAAAAAGATCCCGCGCCTATCTCAACTAGCACCTAA
- the LOC121747228 gene encoding wall-associated receptor kinase-like 20 isoform X1: MVIAPFSLLAIFLPLAAAVMHCGPCGNTPVPYPMSSGPNCGDQAYKIKCDPNTSTLHFISKPGRLYPITSIDTRSQRMVIRPPSVLPGTCFSEDFSSEGFQMDDSLPFNISSSNTILLFNCTDNMLHLQVPINCSSNCPCHTYIDNTRSAGACNKQKLCCSFRTGGSQNAYIIRVHANGCMAYHSYVNFNPGLPFAKWPAPGLELLYVSPLEPTCNTKADCRELPFSTCLADSTDGGRRRCLCKKGRYWDPATGYCQSRPLLISPKNICFHPFLAKRKHPNLLYLIALVMCAECRHGTGCKIHTNHTPAIGATAGVFVVLLLAAFLVYRQRQYTMNVARKTLIKERENILNSNNSGKSAKIFSGKEIRKASNDFSKENLLGSGGFGEVFKGTLDNGTDIAVKRAKPGNAAGTAQVLNEVRILCQVNHRSLVRMIGCCVELEQPLLIYEYVSRGTLFEHLHRAEARQTPPLNWLRRLFISHQAADGLAYLHSSAVPPIYHRDVKTSNILLDENLDAKVSDFGLSRLVELSERDCTHINTSAQGTLGYLDPEYYVNMQLTDRSDVYSFGVVLLELLTCKRAIDFNREEENVNLVVYMKRMFDEDNLMAVIDPAIKQGASEVELETMKAIGNLAAACLDERRQNRPSMKEVADEIECVISIITGDDASTM, translated from the exons ATGGTGATTGCTCCATTTTCCCTCCTCGCAATATTTCTTCCTTTGGCAGCGGCCGTCATGCACTGCGGCCCGTGCGGCAACACCCCGGTCCCCTACCCGATGAGCAGCGGCCCGAACTGCGGAGACCAGGCCTACAAAATCAAGTGTGATCCAAACACAAGCACTCTTCATTTCATCTCCAAGCCCGGGAGACTCTACCCGATCACATCCATCGACACGAGATCCCAACGGATGGTGATCCGGCCGCCTTCTGTGCTCCCAGGCACGTGCTTCTCCGAGGACTTCAGCAGCGAAGGCTTCCAGATGGACGATTCACTCCCCTTCAACATCAGCAGCAGCAACACAATACTCCTCTTCAACTGCACAGACAACATGCTTCATTTGCAG GTGCCTATCAACTGCTCCTCCAACTGCCCTTGCCACACCTACATCGACAACACCCGGTCAGCAGGTGCGTGCAACAAGCAGAAGCTGTGCTGCTCGTTTAGGACAGGGGGGTCGCAGAACGCGTACATCATCCGTGTCCACGCAAATGGATGTATGGCGTATCACAGCTACGTGAACTTCAACCCTGGCCTCCCGTTTGCCAAGTGGCCGGCGCCTGGCTTGGAGCTCCTCTATGTCTCGCCGTTGGAGCCAACCTGCAACACTAAGGCAGACTGCCGCGAGCTTCCCTTTTCAACATGCTTGGCGGACTCCACTGATGGCGGCCGGAGGAGGTGTCTCTGCAAGAAGGGTCGCTACTGGGATCCTGCAACAGGATATTGCCAAAGTAGGCCACTTCTGATTTCACCAAAAAATATATGCTTTCACCCTTTTCTAGCAAAGAGAAAGCACCCTAATTTATTATATCTAATTGCACTTGTTATGTGTGCAGAGTGTAGACATGGAACAGGCTGCAAAATACATACCAATCACACACCAGCTATTGGAG CTACTGCAGGCGTATTCGTTGTCCTGCTCCTGGCCGCGTTCCTGGTGTACAGACAACGTCAATACACGATGAACGTTGCAAGAAAGACACTaataaaagaaagagagaatatcTTAAATTCGAATAACAGCGGAAAATCAGCCAAGATCTTCTCAGGTAAAGAAATCAGGAAAGCAAGCAATGACTTCTCTAAAGAAAACCTGCTCGGCAGTGGTGGATTCGGAGAGGTTTTCAAGGGTACCTTAGACAACGGAACTGACATAGCCGTTAAGAGGGCCAAGCCGGGAAATGCAGCGGGCACGGCCCAAGTCCTCAATGAGGTCAGGATCCTCTGCCAGGTCAACCACCGGAGCTTGGTGAGAATGATCGGCTGCTGCGTGGAGCTGGAGCAGCCCCTCTTGATCTATGAATATGTCTCGAGGGGAACTCTTTTCGAGCACCTGCACAGGGCAGAGGCGCGCCAGACACCGCCTCTGAACTGGCTGAGGCGCCTCTTCATTTCCCACCAGGCGGCTGACGGCCTTGCCTACCTCCACTCCTCTGCTGTGCCCCCCATCTACCACAGGGACGTGAAGACAAGCAACATACTCCTGGACGAGAATCTTGATGCCAAGGTGTCGGATTTCGGGCTATCGAGGCTTGTTGAATTGAGCGAGAGGGATTGCACCCACATCAACACCTCTGCTCAAGGGACGCTAGGCTACCTCGACCCCGAATACTACGTCAATATGCAGCTGACGGATCGCAGTGATGTGTACAGCTTCGGCGTCGTGCTGCTGGAGCTTCTGACTTGCAAGAGAGCTATTGATTTCAATAGGGAGGAGGAAAATGTGAACCTGGTGGTTTACATGAAGAGGATGTTTGATGAGGATAACCTGATGGCAGTGATTGATCCGGCTATCAAGCAGGGGGCATCGGAGGTGGAGCTGGAGACAATGAAGGCCATCGGGAATCTGGCTGCAGCTTGCTTGGATGAACGGCGACAGAATCGCCCTTCGATGAAAGAAGTCGCTGATGAGATCGAATGCGTTATCAGCATTATCACTGGCGATGATGCTTCCACAATGTAG
- the LOC121747228 gene encoding wall-associated receptor kinase-like 20 isoform X2 has product MVIAPFSLLAIFLPLAAAVMHCGPCGNTPVPYPMSSGPNCGDQAYKIKCDPNTSTLHFISKPGRLYPITSIDTRSQRMVIRPPSVLPGTCFSEDFSSEGFQMDDSLPFNISSSNTILLFNCTDNMLHLQVPINCSSNCPCHTYIDNTRSAGACNKQKLCCSFRTGGSQNAYIIRVHANGCMAYHSYVNFNPGLPFAKWPAPGLELLYVSPLEPTCNTKADCRELPFSTCLADSTDGGRRRCLCKKGRYWDPATGYCQKCRHGTGCKIHTNHTPAIGATAGVFVVLLLAAFLVYRQRQYTMNVARKTLIKERENILNSNNSGKSAKIFSGKEIRKASNDFSKENLLGSGGFGEVFKGTLDNGTDIAVKRAKPGNAAGTAQVLNEVRILCQVNHRSLVRMIGCCVELEQPLLIYEYVSRGTLFEHLHRAEARQTPPLNWLRRLFISHQAADGLAYLHSSAVPPIYHRDVKTSNILLDENLDAKVSDFGLSRLVELSERDCTHINTSAQGTLGYLDPEYYVNMQLTDRSDVYSFGVVLLELLTCKRAIDFNREEENVNLVVYMKRMFDEDNLMAVIDPAIKQGASEVELETMKAIGNLAAACLDERRQNRPSMKEVADEIECVISIITGDDASTM; this is encoded by the exons ATGGTGATTGCTCCATTTTCCCTCCTCGCAATATTTCTTCCTTTGGCAGCGGCCGTCATGCACTGCGGCCCGTGCGGCAACACCCCGGTCCCCTACCCGATGAGCAGCGGCCCGAACTGCGGAGACCAGGCCTACAAAATCAAGTGTGATCCAAACACAAGCACTCTTCATTTCATCTCCAAGCCCGGGAGACTCTACCCGATCACATCCATCGACACGAGATCCCAACGGATGGTGATCCGGCCGCCTTCTGTGCTCCCAGGCACGTGCTTCTCCGAGGACTTCAGCAGCGAAGGCTTCCAGATGGACGATTCACTCCCCTTCAACATCAGCAGCAGCAACACAATACTCCTCTTCAACTGCACAGACAACATGCTTCATTTGCAG GTGCCTATCAACTGCTCCTCCAACTGCCCTTGCCACACCTACATCGACAACACCCGGTCAGCAGGTGCGTGCAACAAGCAGAAGCTGTGCTGCTCGTTTAGGACAGGGGGGTCGCAGAACGCGTACATCATCCGTGTCCACGCAAATGGATGTATGGCGTATCACAGCTACGTGAACTTCAACCCTGGCCTCCCGTTTGCCAAGTGGCCGGCGCCTGGCTTGGAGCTCCTCTATGTCTCGCCGTTGGAGCCAACCTGCAACACTAAGGCAGACTGCCGCGAGCTTCCCTTTTCAACATGCTTGGCGGACTCCACTGATGGCGGCCGGAGGAGGTGTCTCTGCAAGAAGGGTCGCTACTGGGATCCTGCAACAGGATATTGCCAAA AGTGTAGACATGGAACAGGCTGCAAAATACATACCAATCACACACCAGCTATTGGAG CTACTGCAGGCGTATTCGTTGTCCTGCTCCTGGCCGCGTTCCTGGTGTACAGACAACGTCAATACACGATGAACGTTGCAAGAAAGACACTaataaaagaaagagagaatatcTTAAATTCGAATAACAGCGGAAAATCAGCCAAGATCTTCTCAGGTAAAGAAATCAGGAAAGCAAGCAATGACTTCTCTAAAGAAAACCTGCTCGGCAGTGGTGGATTCGGAGAGGTTTTCAAGGGTACCTTAGACAACGGAACTGACATAGCCGTTAAGAGGGCCAAGCCGGGAAATGCAGCGGGCACGGCCCAAGTCCTCAATGAGGTCAGGATCCTCTGCCAGGTCAACCACCGGAGCTTGGTGAGAATGATCGGCTGCTGCGTGGAGCTGGAGCAGCCCCTCTTGATCTATGAATATGTCTCGAGGGGAACTCTTTTCGAGCACCTGCACAGGGCAGAGGCGCGCCAGACACCGCCTCTGAACTGGCTGAGGCGCCTCTTCATTTCCCACCAGGCGGCTGACGGCCTTGCCTACCTCCACTCCTCTGCTGTGCCCCCCATCTACCACAGGGACGTGAAGACAAGCAACATACTCCTGGACGAGAATCTTGATGCCAAGGTGTCGGATTTCGGGCTATCGAGGCTTGTTGAATTGAGCGAGAGGGATTGCACCCACATCAACACCTCTGCTCAAGGGACGCTAGGCTACCTCGACCCCGAATACTACGTCAATATGCAGCTGACGGATCGCAGTGATGTGTACAGCTTCGGCGTCGTGCTGCTGGAGCTTCTGACTTGCAAGAGAGCTATTGATTTCAATAGGGAGGAGGAAAATGTGAACCTGGTGGTTTACATGAAGAGGATGTTTGATGAGGATAACCTGATGGCAGTGATTGATCCGGCTATCAAGCAGGGGGCATCGGAGGTGGAGCTGGAGACAATGAAGGCCATCGGGAATCTGGCTGCAGCTTGCTTGGATGAACGGCGACAGAATCGCCCTTCGATGAAAGAAGTCGCTGATGAGATCGAATGCGTTATCAGCATTATCACTGGCGATGATGCTTCCACAATGTAG
- the LOC121747275 gene encoding CASP-like protein 5B2, translating into MKDLLGSPGTVCGLMLRIGQCLFAAGSIGVMISAVGFSNFTAYCYLIASMGLQVFWSFGLACLDIYALRIKRDLRNPVLVSLFVVGDWVTATLSLAAACSSAGIAVLYAKDLKFCTGPTHLPCQRFELAIALAFVTWFLIAMSSHVMFWILASV; encoded by the exons atgaaggatttgctcGGTAGCCCTGGAACTGTGTGTGGATTGATGCTGAGGATTGGGCAATGTTTGTTTGCAGCTGGTTCCATTGGAGTTATGATTTCTGCTGTTGGCTTTTCTAATTTCACTGCTTATTG TTATCTTATTGCATCAATGGGGCTTCAAGTATTTTGGAGCTTTGGGCTTGCGTGTCTTGATATATATGCTTTGCGGATAAAAAGAGACCTCCGGAATCCAGTCCTAGTTAGCCTTTTTGTTGTTGGTGATTGG GTAACGGCTACCTTATCCCTTGCTGCTGCGTGCTCGTCAGCTGGGATTGCAGTTTTGTATGCAAAAGACTTGAAATTTTGTACAGGTCCAACGCATCTCCCATGTCAAAGATTTGAACTGGCCATTGCTCTAGCGTTCGTTACGTGGTTCCTTATCGCCATGTCGTCTCATGTTATGTTCTGGATATTAGCATCAGTTTAA
- the LOC121772226 gene encoding uncharacterized protein LOC121772226: MECQEVREQHHDQEQQEQGQSGWHRVSLTLTAQEKNLIAQFLLQQSKAEVLPRGSFTEAAKRFGIHKRTALRIWKVSKQQMDRGEPVIMRSRASGYQHKDKLMLDEEKFRNLSMLERSTIRKVASKMEVSKSTIGRFIKSRQLKPHTSAIKPTLTEANKLARMKWCLSHIQPTLEEGKLLYHSMHNIIHIDEKWFYMTKTSDRYYLLPDEDVPYRSCKSKRSITKVMFMAAVSRPLFGSDGETIFDGKIGLFPFTEEVSAQRRSKNRPKGTIETKPIQSINKEVVTACLLNQIIPTIKAKWPANASKKIFIQQDNAKPHLRAVDQQFESLASTDGFEFHLISQPPNSPDTNVLDLGYFRAIQSLQDDKIATNVDDLLRNVFTSFEELSPQTLNRVFITLQSCLTAILQVHGKNDYNIPHLNKDRLQRTGGLPLQLQVEEGLVRESLEYLKLPENNTGDTYDIGHLNHVLGY, translated from the exons ATGGAATGTCAGGAGGTCAGAGAGCAGCACCATGATCAGGAGCAGCAGGAGCAAGGGCAGAGTGGATGGCACCGGGTTTCATTAACCTTGACCGCCCAAGAAAAAAACCTCATTGCGCAGTTTCTTCTACAGCAAAGTAAGGCTGAAGTGCTGCCAAGAGGTTCATTTACAGAGGCAGCCAAGAGATTTGGCATCCATAAAAGGACAGCATTAAGAATTTGGAAGGTCAGCAAGCAGCAAATGGACAGAGGGGAACCTGTTATAATGAGGAGCAGAGCATCAggttatcaacacaaagataaaCTTATGCTAGATGAAGAAAAGTTTAGAAACCTGTCTATGCTTGAGAGATCAACCATAAGGAAAGTTGCTTCTAAGATGGAAGTAAGCAAGTCAACAATTGGTAGATTCATTAAGAGTAGACAGTTAAAACCGCATACAAGTGCTATCAAGCCTACATTGACTGAAGCCAACAAACTTGCAAGGATGAAATGGTGTCTTTCTCATATTCAGCCAACATTAGAAGAAGGTAAACTTCTTTATCATTCAATGCACAACATAATTCATATTGATGAGAAATGGTTCTACATGACAAAGACATCAGATCGATATTACCTTTTGCCGGATGAGGATGTGCCATATAGGTCCTGTAAGTCCAAGAGATCCATCACTAAAGTGATGTTCATGGCTGCTGTCAGTAGGCCACTGTTTGGTAGTGATGGTGAAACCATTTTTGATGGTAAAATAGGCCTATTCCCGTTCACAGAGGAAGTATCAGCCCAAAGAAGGTCTAAGAACAGGCCAAAGGGGACAATTGAGACCAAACCTATTCAATCCATCAACAAGGAAGTCGTGACAGCCTGTCTTCTAAACCAG ATTATACCAACAATCAAGGCCAAATGGCCAGCCAATGCAAGTAAGAAGATTTTCATCCAGCAAGATAATGCCAAACCTCACCTAAGAGCTGTTGATCAACAGTTTGAATCACTTGCTAGTACTGATGGTTTTGAATTCCATCTAATTAGCCAACCACCCAACTCCCCAGACACAAATGTGTTAGATCTAGGGTATTTTAGGGCAATACAATCACTTCAAGATGACAAAATTGCCACCAATGTAGATGACTTGCTGAGGAATGTGTTTACCTCATTTGAAGAGCTCTCACCACAAACACTCAATAGAGTATTTATCACACTACAAAGCTGTCTGACAGCAATACTACAAGTGCATGGGAAGAATGACTACAACATCCCTCACTTAAACAAGGACAGATTGCAAAGAACAGGAGGGCTGCCCTTACAACTTCAAGTTGAAGAGGGTTTGGTAAGAGAGAGTTTGGAGTACCTAAAGCTGCCTGAAAACAACACTGGAGACACCTATGACATAGGGCATCTTAACCATGTTTTAGGGTATTAG